The following proteins are encoded in a genomic region of Oncorhynchus keta strain PuntledgeMale-10-30-2019 chromosome 35, Oket_V2, whole genome shotgun sequence:
- the LOC118368340 gene encoding thrombospondin-1-like — translation MKLTGVFLLLVLWNCEGSRVAESRDDNSVYDLFELVKVNKRHQGVTLVKGADPYSPAYKILNADLIPPVPEISFRDLIDSIQAERGFLLLVNFKQFKKTRGSLLTVERDDGSGPLFEIISNGKAQTLDVVYSTGNKQQVVSIEDADLATGHWKNITLFIQEDRAQLFVGCEEINISEMDVPIQKVLTHEVADIARLRIGKGAVKDRFMGVLQNVRFVFGTTLEAILRNKGCQSSATLTDVMTLDNPVNGSSPAIRTDYTGHKTKDIQQVCGFSCEDITSMFKELKGLGVIVKQLSNELNRVNKESTLLMNQMNIHSGVCLHNGIVHKDKDEWTVDDCTECTCQNSATVCRKISCPLMPCANATVPDGECCPRCGNPSDYAEDGWSPWSEWTHCSVSCGRGIQQRGRSCDRINSNCEGTSVQTRDCYPQECDKRFKQDGGWSHWSPWSSCSVTCGEGVITRIRLCNSPTPQMGGRDCQGQGRETEVCQESPCPINGGWGPWSLWDTCSVTCGGGLQTRQRLCNNPAPKYNGKECQGDTKTSQLCGKEDCPINGCLSNPCFAGAKCTSFDDGSWKCGSCPVGYTGNGINCKDIDECKEVPDACFTLNAVHRCENTEPGYNCLACPPRYSGPQPFGRGVEQATAKKQVCTPRNPCQDGTHDCNKNANCIYLGQFSDTMFRCECKPGYAGNGHICGDDTDLDGWPNKDLLCVENATYHCKKDNCPNLPNSGQEDHDKDGLGDACDHDDDNDGIPDDRDNCPMVYNPAQYDVDTDDVGDRCDNCVHESNPDQVDTDNNGEGDACAIDIDGDGILNERDNCPYVYNVDQRDTDGDGVGDHCDNCPLEHNPDQIDSDSDRVGDKCDNNQDIDEDGHQNNMDNCPYIPNANQADHDKDGKGDACDHDDDNDGIPDDKDNCRLAFNPDQLDSDGDGRGDVCKDDFDQDNILDIYDVCPENFAISETDFRRFQMVPLDPKGTSQIDPNWVVRHQGKELVQTVNCDPGIAVGFDEFNAVDFSGTFFINTDRDDDYAGFVFGYQSSSRFYVVMWKQITQTYWSHTPTRAQGYSGVSIKVVNSTTGPGEHLRNALWHTGDTAGQVRTLWHDPKNIGWKDYTAYRWHLVHRPKSGLIRVVMYEGKRIMADSGNIYDKTYAGGRLGMYVFSQEMTYFSDLKYECRDS, via the exons ATGAAGCTGACAGGAGTCTTTCTCCTTTTGGTGCTTTGGAATTGTGAGGGCAGCAGGGTGGCAG AGAGTAGAGATGATAACAGTGTATACGACCTATTCGAGCTTGTGAAAGTGAACAAACGGCACCAAGGTGTTACCTTGGTAAAAGGCGCAGATCCTTACAGCCCAGCCTATAAGATCCTGAACGCAGACCTGATCCCCCCGGTTCCCGAGATCTCCTTCAGGGACCTCATTGATTCGATACAAGCTGAGAGGGGATTCCTTCTCCTGGTCAACTTCAAGCAGTTCAAAAAAACCAGGGGCAGTCTTTTGACTGTGGAGAGGGATGACGGATCAGGACCGTTATTCGAAATCATTTCTAATGGCAAGGCGCAAACTCTGGATGTGGTATACTCCACCGGGAACAAGCAACAGGTAGTGTCCATAGAAGATGCGGATCTAGCGACTGGACACTGGAAGAATATCACGCTGTTCATTCAGGAGGATCGTGCCCAGCTGTTCGTCGGGTGTGAAGAGATCAATATATCAGAAATGGACGTACCCATTCAAAAGGTCCTGACGCATGAGGTTGCCGACATTGCCCGTCTGAGGATCGGAAAAGGAGCTGTGAAAGATAGATTTATG GGAGTGCTTCAGAACGTGCGCTTCGTTTTTGGAACCACTTTGGAGGCGATTTTACGCAATAAGGGATGCCAAAGCT CTGCAACTTTGACTGATGTCATGACACTGGACAATCCAGTAAATGGGTCCAGCCCAGCAATAAGGACTGATTACACTGGCCACAAAACCAAAG ATATTCAGCAGGTCTGTGGTTTTTCCTGTGAGGATATCACCAGCATGTTCAAGGAGCTCAAGGGGCTTGGTGTGATTGTCAAGCAGCTGTCAAACGAGCTCAACAGAGTG AATAAGGAGAGCACTCTGCTCATGAACCAGATGAACATCCACAGTGGGGTCTGTCTTCACAACGGCATTGTGCACAAGGACAAAGATGAGTGGACTGTGGACGACTGCACAGAGTGTACCTGCCAG AACTCTGCCACTGTGTGTCGCAAAATCTCTTGCCCCCTGATGCCCTGTGCCAATGCCACCGTGCCTGATGGAGAGTGCTGCCCACGTTGTGGAAACC CGAGTGACTATGCTGAGGATGGCTGGTCCCCCTGGTCTGAATGGACCCATTGTTCTGTGTCTTGTGGACGGGGTATCCAGCAGCGAGGTCGCTCCTGCGACCGCATCAACAGCAACTGCGAAGGCACTTCTGTGCAGACCCGCGACTGCTACCCTCAGGAATGTGACAAGCGCT TTAAGCAGGATGGTGGTTGGAGCCACTGGTCTCCCTGGTCTTCCTGCTCTGTGACCTGTGGTGAGGGAGTCATCACCCGCATCCGCCTCTGCAACTCCCCCACTCCCCAGATGGGAGGCAGAGACTGTCAAGGACAGGGCCGAGAGACAGAGGTTTGCCAGGAATCACCTTGTCCAA TTAACGGAGGCTGGGGACCCTGGTCTCTGTGGGACACCTGTTCTGTCACCTGTGGAGGTGGACTCCAGACTCGCCAGCGTCTCTGTAACAACCCTGCCCCCAAGTACAATGGGAAGGAATGTCAGGGTGACACCAAAACATCCCAATTGTGTGGCAAAGAGGACTGCCCTATTA ATGGCTGTCTGTCCAACCCATGCTTTGCTGGAGCTAAGTGTACCAGCTTTGATGATGGTTCCTGGAAGTGTGGCTCATGCCCAGTGGGCTACACCGGAAACGGCATCAACTGCAAGGACATCGACGAGTGCAAGGAGGTCCCTGATGCATGCTTCACACTCAACGCAGTCCACCGCTGTGAGAACACTGAGCCAGGCTACAACTGCCTTGCCTGCCCCCCTCGCTACTCAGGACCACAGCCCTTCGGGAGGGGAGTGGAGCAGGCCACAGCCAAGAAACAG GTGTGCACACCCCGTAACCCCTGCCAAGACGGCACCCATGATTGCAACAAGAATGCTAACTGTATCTACCTGGGTCAGTTCAGCGACACCATGTTCCGCTGTGAGTGCAAACCTGGTTACGCTGGCAATGGCCACATCTGTGGAGATGACACCGACCTGGATGGATGGCCCAACAAAGACCTCCTGTGTGTGGAGAACGCCACCTACCACTGCAAGAAA GACAACTGTCCAAACCTTCCCAATTCTGGGCAGGAGGACCATGACAAAGATGGGCTTGGTGACGCTTGCGATCACGATGATGACAATGATGGGATCCCTGATGATAGG GACAACTGCCCAATGGTCTACAACCCCGCTCAGTATGATGTGGACACAGATGACGTTGGTGATCGCTGTGATAACTGTGTGCATGAGAGCAACCCTGACCAAGTCGACACAGACAACAACGGAGAGGGAGATGCCTGTGCTATTGACATTGACGGTGATG GTATTCTAAATGAGAGGGACAACTGCCCCTATGTCTACAATGTGGACCAGAGAGACACTGACGGGGATGGAGTGGGAGACCACTGCGACAACTGCCCTCTTGAGCACAACCCAGACCAG ATTGACTCTGACTCAGATCGTGTGGGAGACAAGTGCGACAACAACCAGGACATTGATGAGGACGGTCATCAGAACAACATGGACAACTGTCCCTATATCCCCAACGCCAACCAGGCCGACCACGACAAAGATGGCAAGGGTGACGCCTGCGACCACGATGACGACAACGACGGTATCCCTGACGACAAGGACAACTGCAGGCTGGCCTTTAACCCTGACCAGCTGGACTCTGATG GTGATGGCCGTGGAGATGTTTGCAAAGATGACTTTGACCAAGATAACATACTTGATATCTACGATGTGTGCCCTGAGAACTTTGCCATCAGCGAGACGGACTTCCGCAGGTTCCAGATGGTACCACTGGACCCCAAGGGCACCTCCCAGATAGACCCCAACTGGGTGGTCCGCCACCAGGGCAAAGAGCTGGTGCAGACTGTCAACTGTGACCCTGGCATCGCTGTTG GGTTCGATGAGTTTAACGCAGTGGACTTCAGTGGAACGTTCTTCATCAACACAGACAGGGATGATGACTACGCTGGCTTTGTGTTTGGCTACCAGTCCAGCTCCAGGTTCTATGTGGTGATGTGGAAGCAGATCACACAGACCTACTGGTCCCACACCCCGACCAGAGCTCAGGGCTACTCTGGAGTGTCCATCAAAGTAGTCAACTCCACCACAGGACCTGGGGAGCATCTGAGGAACGCCCTTTGGCACACCGGTGACACTGCTGGACAG GTACGTACTCTGTGGCATGACCCCAAGAACATTGGCTGGAAAGACTACACTGCCTACAGATGGCACCTGGTCCACAGGCCCAAGTCTGGACTCATTAG AGTTGTGATGTATGAAGGCAAGAGAATCATGGCGGATTCTGGAAATATCTACGACAAGACTTATGCTGGTGGAAGACTAGGCATGTATGTCTTCTCTCAGGAGATGACATACTTCTCAGACCTCAAATACGAATGCAGAG ATTCTTAA